In the genome of Dissulfuribacter thermophilus, the window ACTGATGCCTTTTCATTAATAATTTTTGATAGAGTTTTGCGAGAAACTCCTAATACTTCCGACAGATAAGTTATGGTTATACCTAATGGCTCAATATAATCTTCTTTTAAAATTTGACCTGGATGAGTAGGTTTTCTTTTTATTATTTTCATGGCTTATATCTCCTAATGATAATCAAGATAATCAACATCAAAAACTTGGCCTTTTTCAAATCTAAATATAATTCGCCAATTACCAGAAACAGAAATTGAATACATACCCTTAAGATTGCCTGAGAGTTGATGAAAATTAGAACCAGGATAATTAAAATCTCTTAATTCACTTGCAGCATGTAATCTGTCCAAAATTTTCCCCAATTTATTTGCATGATCTGGAATTATGCCTTTTTTAGAACCATTATAGAAAAAATTCTCTAATCCCTTATGTCTAAACGATTTTATCATATATACATGTAACCATTCAGGTTACAAAATACAAGAAAG includes:
- a CDS encoding type II toxin-antitoxin system RelE/ParE family toxin yields the protein MIKSFRHKGLENFFYNGSKKGIIPDHANKLGKILDRLHAASELRDFNYPGSNFHQLSGNLKGMYSISVSGNWRIIFRFEKGQVFDVDYLDYH